The Spiroplasma citri genome has a segment encoding these proteins:
- a CDS encoding transcription antitermination factor NusB, with amino-acid sequence MSKRQERINIINLLYRHFVLQNDVLTTKQEAYDFSQMVTTSVETNQVEEILANLSDIIAKINQHLKPGWDFVRLSNYHKAVLVYGVYEICYQHLAKAIVINESLEILKLYGEDVDFSYINSVLDQV; translated from the coding sequence GTGTCAAAACGCCAAGAACGCATTAATATTATTAATTTGTTATATCGTCACTTTGTTTTACAGAATGATGTTTTAACAACAAAACAAGAAGCATATGATTTTTCACAAATGGTAACAACTTCTGTGGAAACAAATCAAGTTGAGGAAATATTAGCAAATCTGTCAGATATTATTGCAAAGATTAATCAACATTTAAAACCAGGATGAGACTTTGTTCGCTTAAGCAATTATCATAAAGCCGTTTTAGTATATGGAGTTTATGAAATTTGTTATCAGCACTTAGCAAAAGCAATTGTCATTAATGAAAGTTTAGAAATTTTAAAATTATATGGCGAAGATGTTGATTTTAGTTATATTAATTCAGTTTTAGATCAAGTTTAA